CGTCGACGCTCCACTCCGCTCCCGTCCCCTCCAGCCCGCCCAGTGCTCCTCTGCCCTGTCACAGAATCCCGCAGATTCCCCTGAACCCGGCGAGGGCGAGCAGAGCAACCCCCGCCATGGCCGCGGCGATCCTCCGCCGCCTCAGCCCGGCCGCCGCCCAGCGCGCGTCCCCGCTGCTGCCGCTGGCCCGCGCGGTCTCCGACTCCACGGAGCCGCTCACCGTGGAGACCTCGGTCCCCTTCACGTCCCACATCGTGGACCCGCCGTCGCGCGACGTGTCCACCACCCCGCGCGAGCTCGCCGCGGCCTTCCGCGACATGGCGCTCATGCGGCGCGCGGAGATCGCCGCCGACTCGCTCTACAAGGCCAAGCTCATCCGGGGCTTCTGCCACCTCTACGACGGCCAGGAGGCGGTCGCCGTGGGCATGGAGGCCGCCATCACCCGCCGCGACGCCATCATCACCGCCTACCGCGACCACTGCCTCTACCTCGCCCGCGGGGGCGACCTCGTCGCCGCCTTCGCCGAGCTCATGGGCCGCGTCGGCGGCTGCTCCAGGGGCAAGGGCGGCTCCATGCACTTCTACAAGAAGGACGCCAACTTCTACGGCGGGCACGGCATCGTCGGCGCGCAGGTGCCCCTCGGCTGCGGCCTCGCCTTCGCGCAGCGGTACCGGAAGGAGGGCACCGTCACCTTCGACCTCTACGGCGACGGCGCCGCCAACCAGGGCCAGCTCTTCGAGGCGCTCAACATGGCCGCGCTCTGGAAGCTGCCCGTCATACTCGTCTGCGAGAACAACCACTGTCAGTGCTTCTTCAGACTCTTCAGATTCTTCAGAGTGTTCGTCAGTGCAATTTCCAGTTATAATTAATTAACTGTTGGATTTGTTCAGATGGGATGGGGACGGCCGAGTGGAAGGCCTCCAAGAGCCCCGCGTACTACAAGCGCGGGGACTATGTGCCCGGATTGAAGGTACATACTCGGACTCTTGTCAGTTTGGTTTACCTTAGAGTTGCTGTCCATATGAAATGAACTGCTCAATTGACGTTGATGAGAACTTTAAATGCAATTTTATTTGAACTGAATGCAATTTTATTTTCGGTGCTTTGTTACACCGTTATCTTTCATGTTGCCATATGGATTATATGATGAAACAGAGCAGCTAATCGTTCTGATTTTCGCGTCCTCTTGGACTACCGAATACCACACTATGTTTGTATTTGTCAGATTCAGTTGTTCTTATAGATGAACAGCACACCACCTAGTATCAGCTTGAGACTGAATAGGTTCAGTTGTTCTTTCGGAAGTGTCCTGTTTCCAGTGAAAATTTTGAAGCTGGATGCTGGTCGTGGATTTTCATTATTTAATACCTTGTGTTTGATGCAGGTTGATGGGATGGATTTTCTTGCGGTGAAGCAGGCTTGTAAATTTGCCAAAGAACATGTTCTTGAAAATGGACCGATTGTAAGTATTCAGGAAACTTGTCACTTTCTACTGACTAGATCCTGTGCGTGTGTGTACTTCTCGGGATCCATCGGGGATGGATTGGGTCAGAAATTCAAATACGCTGCTGGTTGATAATTCCTCTGTTGGATTGGTTCGACACTAATAGCTAGCAACCGTTGATAATTTTGAATTTTCATGTGTCTTTCTGGTGCTAGCTTAAGATTGACTGCTGCCCTGCTTCAGTAATGCCCTACTAGATTAGCTGGTATGTACAGGTTCAGTGTTGATAGCTAGTTGACACATTAAGAGCATGCCATTTTTGTTATTGTTCACACTGTATTGTTGTTCATTTAGCTTCTGGGGGGGGCGTACCCTTGTGTAGTTTTTGTACTTGTGAGATCCATCAAATTGGTTTTGCATGGCTAGGGGAGGTGTTCCTGTTTTTTCTACCTGTTATGATTTATATGGATTTTAAAGAATGAACCACAGATATGCACACTGTCTATTATAGTGGATCACTCTATATTTGGTCACCATGAACAAAACAAAAAGAGAGGAAAGTTCACCCATGttacaagttgttgattgtttgtctgGCTTCTCGTGCTTTTATGTTAGTGAATCTCCCCCTTCCCTGGGAAGTGCTGATTTTGCACCTGCGATCTTGTGTACCAAGTGTAATCGTACTCAGTGTACTTCTAATTGTCTAGTTTCTCAATTGGCCATTAAAAGAGCATGATAGAATTTTCATTCTGGTTATAAAATGCGATGTTACATGTTGTAGTAACTTTTTCCCTGTAGATTATATTTTGGAAGATAGCTACTGGGTAACATGTTTTTGTGTATTCTCCTGGTGTTTTAGATTCTTGAGATGGACACATACAGATACCATGGTCATTCTATGTCAGATCCAGGCAGCACTTACCGCACTAGAGATGAGATTGCAGGAATAAGACAGGTCAAGATTGCTGGCAACTCTCTGCTTGAATTTTGTGTTCTACCAAAGATTGACCTTCTGAGCTTAGTTGTTTGTCATGATATAACAGGAGCGTGATCCAATTGAGCGGGTCAGAAAGCTATTATTGACCCATGACTTGGCAACAGTCCAGGAGCTCAAGGTATGGCACTGTAACTAGAAAAAATTAAGTATCAGAAAGCATATGACCTAGAATGATATCTCATAGTATCTGTTTTGGTGGATTGCACAATGCAGAAAATCTTAAGTAGCTGCATGCTCTTTTTTTCACTGTGACAATCTATTCTTTCTTCTAGGACATGGAGAAGGAAATCAGGAAGGAAGTTGACACTGCAATTgccaaagcaaaggtatgaaatgcAGCTACACGTCTGATGTCTTAAAAGTTATTCAATTTATTTGAAATAATTGTGCTCATGAGGTGCCTTGTACAATTCAATACCTGCAGGAAAGCCCAATGCCAGATACGTCCGAGCTGTTCAAGAATGTATATGTCAATGACTGCGGTCTGGAGGTAAGCAGATGCCAATGATGATACGCTTCAGTATTATTTTTCATATAGAACCGATTCATGTATGTCATATTTTCAAAATGTGAAATCACACTATTATTCCAAGTGCCTTACTGAGATTATACCTCATTTGACAATGGAGTAGACTTGACAGTTCCAATTTAGCTTCGAGTAACCTTCTGAACTGTATATGATAATGCATCTTAACTAACCAACTCTTCGCCATGATGCAGTCTTTTGGGGTGGACAGGAAGGTGGTGAGAACCGTTCTTCCGTAGGCTGCCAAACGAGAAGCTTGGCTCTGTCAGACAGGAAGGTGGTGAGAACTGTTCTTCCGTAACCTTCTGTCACTAAATAAGTCTGTATATAGAGACGCATGAACAATCGGACTCTGTACCGCATTGTGCTAGTCATTTCCCTGTCTATTGTGGATCTCAATTGGGCTATGCAGCTTAATTTTTGGTGTCGTCTGCTTAAGGCATTCTGTCGATTAACAGATCATGCAAAGCTGATGACCGATGACGAAATGAGTTACTTTGCAAGATGCAGTTGATTTGTACTACCTTCATTCCATAATTGGATAATTGAAGTTCTCGATTTGTCTCAAGTCGAACTTGTTTAAGTTTGTTCCAGTTGATAGAAAAATATGTTATCATCTAGAACATGAAATTAGTCTCTTGAAATTCTTTATGCCATATATTTTCGTATTGTTCTGTATTTGGTGTTGTAAATCATAGGAAATTTTTCTATAGAGTTGGTCCAACTTGGACAAACTTACCTAAAAAGGGATTCCCTGCCTTTGTATTACAAAGGAACCAACACCGATCACATAGCAATTGCTTGGGCGAGAAGCACAACAAgccaaaagaaaagagaaagaataaagaagaagaaagaaatgccAACAACGGCAACTCGACAAAGTACGGATAACCCGTGAACGCTGCGCCCTCCGGAATCGACCTACCACAAACCAAGACTTCGATCTACCGCGTACCAAGCAACACCTCCAAAAAAGGATGCGACCTTAACAACGCTGCTGCCCGAAAGTGTCCTAGAGTTTCTTCTAACACGCGAAACGGAGTGAGGCATGGATACCTTCAACACCCTTCAAGAAGGGATGGCGGCACCTGTAGGTGTCACCACATCGGAGTCGAAAGAGCCGGCAAGGGATTTCTCCCGCACTCCAAACCCCACAGTCCAACCGGGTCGAAGCCGACCAGCCCCCTCACCGCCCGCCAGCATGTACCACAACGGTCTTGACGCCACCCACGCCGCCTCGCTGAGAtcaccaccacgaggccaagagCATAGAGAGAAATGCACCAGGTGACGGGAGCAGCAACATCGAAGTCGCGCGAGAGAGAACTATCTCCACCGCCGTCGTGCGGGAGGCCCGTGCCTCCGACACCGTCGCGGTCGCAGTCCGGACGCGGCAACAGTGCATACCAGGTcacccctggcccggccaggccCGCAAAGCCCCGCCGGCCACACTGCAGTAGGGCGGCACCAGCCCCGCCAACAGCCACCCGCCCATCAACGCTTCCCGCCTCCCGGAAGCCACGCAAACGACCCTCCCCGTCGCCGGCCCGCTCAGATCCAGATGGGGCCCGAAGGGCCTAGATCTGGGCCCAGCGGGCATCGCCAGATCACGCCGCCGCGTCACTCCGCCGCCAACGGCAGCGCCGCCGCCCAGTAGATCGACCATCACCAAGCTggagagccccgccgccgcccaatAGATCGCCCATCACCACACCGGAGAGCCCCGCCGCTGCCTAGGAGCACCTCGCTGAGCCGCCCCGCCCCGCGTCAGCGCAACCCAAGAGGGGAATATCCAGCGGCCTCCACCGCCAGCGCCGAATGCCAGCAACGGCGGCAAGGAGGGAGGGAAGGGGGAGGGCTCAAGGAGGAGGCACGGAGGGGCGCGGCCGGTCGCTCGCAGGGTCGACGAGGCCGCGAGAGCCGTGATTGCCTTTGGACAAACTTAGAACTCCAGTTATTTTTGAATCTGAGTGAGTATGTAGTACACCAGTACTCTGGCTGTTCTTAGAGGTTAAATCATGATTTTTCGATGCTAGTATGTCACCACAAGCAATGCTAGGTTCACGGGATCAACGGACTGGCTAATGTGAGTGCTTGGGATTGAAAGTTGTGGATGAGACTAGTCGGAAAGATTAAGTAAAACCTCCATAATCGTCCGCGCGTGTAGGTTTATTGATGTCCGTGAGAGTTATTCTTTTGTACACCCCTTAAGATAAGAAAGTTTACGACTTACGGTGTAAATCATGGTGAAGATTACAACTTGCCCCTTTGGTTAAAAGGGCAGTTTAGTACATTTAGTTTTGAGATAAAATGCACAATTGGCAATCAACATTGCCTGCAAGCAGAACTGAACGATATTCAAGTGAAATTAAGAATGGATGTCTGGATGTTCGTTTTTTCGCAAACTGGATCCAAATAAGAGGGAACTTTGCGGGAGTTCTGACAATCATCTGGTTAATTAAAAGCCACCACGTCTCCCTCATTTCTCTCAGTATGGAGCGCGGAAAGTCGTTGCTCACTGTTTTTTTTCCTTTGCATTAGTTGAAGGCTTTGAAACCTCCTAACATGTTTGGCGGAAGCCACTTTATTTAATTTCTTTCAACTACTAATCCTTACATTAGCACACacccacaccctacccctatgagcacctccgaaagactgagccagcatatcatcttgagattttacgaagtcaccaggatttaaaccctggtgggttggggatatcaCTGTTCACCTAACCATCTCAATCAGAGGTTGGTTCGTTACATTAGCAGTGCTAGTACGTGATATTTTTCATGCATGTGAAAGGCTTCCGTGGTGAATAGGTTCGGCCGAACCACCCATATAGCTTTTTTTGTAGGGTTACCACCATATAGCTGGCGCCTGGGTCGTGCTCCCCACTCCAGGGCAGGCCTGTCGGGTTCTTGCCGGGCCGTgtagtttttttttgagaaaatatgCTTGTATTCAAATAATAAAATAATACAAAGTCCTTGATCCATACAAGTGCGCTCTAACACACGAACAAATATCAAAATAATAAAGGGCGCCCTAAAACAATCAGTAAAATACGAAGATCTTTGGAGCTCTATGTCATCATCCCTAAAACGTACGAGAAGACCTCTGCAACACCCACATCTGCAATTAGACCTAAGCAGACCATCATCTTCAACTATGATATAATCGCCGCCGCGCTGCTCCTCCTTTTCTTCACTCCCGCGCCGAAAAGATATGGACATACATATGCATCCAACACGCCTGCACTAGCCTTCGCCATCTGTGGCTTTGAGTATCGATGTATGTGCCCCTTCTAGATGGAAGAGAACTTGGATCCGGTTCTGACGCTGCAGTCGCGCCAACTACTCGAGCAAACCAGGATATCCCTCCAATAGCATCACAAAGAAGGAGGAAGAGACGCAACAAGAAATCATActgacgatgaggaagaagaaTCTCTGTCTCCACACAATCATCACCCATCCGAGGACCAACCAAGCCAGTACCGGTTGACCTTCAGACACCATAGCCCGCGACCTTGATGAGATCCGGGGATCCCTTACCCTGTTGGCTCCTAAACGAAGGCAAGAGCCCTGCCTTAACGAGAATGGAGACGCGACTGCGCCGCAGCAGCCTCGGCGGCAACTCCCTCAATCTTAACCCTATTGAGAACCCATCCGACACACAAATGAGGTCCCCccttcctcccgccgccggagcggCTGACGGAGGGAGAGGGaaccagcagcggcggcggcggctcgcaaAGGGAACCCGCAGTTGCTTTCTTTCCGCCTCGTGACGATCCTGTTTCTCCGGAGGCAGTTCACGCTGGATGGCTCGATTCCGATCGGGGCCATTTTTTGGTTGTGCCGGGCCGTGTAGTTGCTTGGCAGTGCCATCGATGCAATCGATGCAAACTGACGCTGTCTCACAAGACTCGGGATAGAAGATAGAGATGACAAGTACGACAATGTAGTCAACAAGAGTAACAATCAATCCCGGCTGGGATTGTGCATTTCTTATTAGACTAAACAAGATTTTACTCATGCAAGGCCGGGATTGCCTGGGATGTGTAAATACAGGGTATCAAATTCAGAGATTTAGGGCGTGTTTGGATGCTCTCTGCTCCTCAACTCCGCTCCTGGAGTTGGTGGAGACACCGAACAGGTAAATTCCGTGGAGTAGAAAACGGGGAGTGGAGCTGGTTACAGGTGAGAAATGTGGAGCTGCTATTTCTGAGATCTCAGATCCTTATATCAAGGAGTTGATAAGATTTACGAAGAAACTGCCACCGCTAAGTTTTTTGAGAAATCGCTAAGGATCTGTTTGGTTCCAATAaatcaggtgacttaaaaccagtgacttataagtcatgtctgtttggttgtcacctgacttataaatcACCTGAGCACACCCTCCCACCTTGTTTTTTATGTAAAGGTGATGGGACTCATGCAAAAGGGGAtggcttataagttttaagttgggtgaagcaacttatgacttataagttggcgtgacttataagttaggtctgtttggcaaaataagtcaccttTTGCATTTTTCGACTTATAaattggtgacttatttggaaccaaataGGGCCTAAGTGAAAACGGTCCGCGTGCCCATGCCAACTCGCTCGTTCCTGGTCCCCTGCCCAGCTCCACATGAATAGGGAGCAGAGCTGCCTGCCGAACATCTCTGTACTAGCGCTATTTTCTGAGGAGCTAGAGCATCTTTGAACACCTTAGAGGAGAGGATTTATTTGCGTCGGTACCTACAACCTCAAAGTTTATTTTAGACTCCATTCTTATCTCAACAAATGTGTGTGCCTTGTAGCAGAGTTGAGGTTTATTTTAGACTCCATTCTTATCTCAACAAATGTGTGTGCCTTGTAGCAGAGTTCAAAGATAAATAGACGGAACAAGAGCTACTAAAATCGCATATGCGTTTGGCTTTATTTCAGCACATTATTCATCCAAAGATTACATAAATACATCTGGTCTGGCATCCGTTGACATAAACGATGCTTAAATTATTTCTTGCATGGATTTGGGAGTGGGGCGCCGCAGAGGCACTTGTTGTGCTGGAAGTTGTAGACATCCAACCTCGCCAAGGCGGCCGGAACCTGGCCGCACAGCTTGTTGTAGCTCACGTTGAACTGCCGCAGGTTCGTTACATTCGCCACCTGCGCTGGGATGCCGCCGCGGATGGCGTTTTGGCTCGCATCCATGGCTTGCATCTCCTCCGGGAACTCCACGCCGGAGAGGTCGAAGCTGAGGGCGTTGTGGGACAGGTCAATGCTTTGCAGCTCCTTTGTCCTGCCGAAGAACACGGACGCGTCGCCGGTGAGAGCGTTGTGGGAGAGGTCGACTTGCAGGAAGCCGACTGCAGCGAACTCGGCTGGGATGGAGCCGGAGAGGTGGTTGTCGGAGAGCAAAAGGACTGGGAGAAGAGTGGATTTGGAGAAGAGTGGCGGGATGGTGCCTGTGAGGCTGTTGTTTCTGAGGTCGATGGAGTCTAAGTAACGGAGGCCCCCGAGCGCCGCCGGGATGGTGCCGGAGAGGAAGTTGGAGGAGAGGGTGAGTTCTCTGTATTAGGTTGATCTCTCCACCGAGTGGACTCAACGGCCCATCGGGCCCTGGTCTATTCACTCcttgatcgggggcgcccaaccgtTCTATGGTTAGTGGGCCCCTGTGACCTGCAatatataaagaggtgggggccgGGACGCACGGTACGAGGTTCACCGCGCCGCCAGACTTCCCACAGATATCCCTTTCCGATCTAGGGTAATCGCAGTACTCACGGGAAGCACCACTGCCACCTCTCCATCTCGATCCCTCTGCGATCACCGGCCCCTACATCACCATGGACGGCTCTGGATCGAGCTCATCCGCACCCAAGGAAGGTAGGTTACCGGAAAGATCTAGCCTACCACGATCCATAGGATCTATCAATGGTATCAGGCCATCTTGGTTAGATGTTTTTCGGTAAAAAAGATAAAACAGAGAAAAAAATAGAGATCCCCTCCCCCAAGAACCCTAGACAGGGCAAAGAACGAATCCTTCAAGGAAACAGAAAAAGTAGCGTCGCCACAAGGCCGCGCCGTTCCTATCGATCTCGATGCGCATCGGCAAGCCGAGGCATCGAGAAGAAGAACACCACCCCTTTTCAGGGGCAAAGATCACCACCACCGATCCATTCGACAGCGGCGCGCTCACCACAAGGGGAACGCATGACCGACGAAGGGGTTGGTAGGGGCGCAGCCGCTCCGTCCATCTAGGTCGCCGTCGTGCGGCAGTTGCCTCTCTTTCCCTCTGTGGGGAGGTGGTGGATGGAGACAGTAAAAAGAAAAGAAGGGGAAAAGAGTGCTCGGGCGGCGCGGTGGCGCGTTGTCGTCGTCGGCGGCCGGCGGAGCCCCGACCCCGCTGCATCACAGACCGGGCGAGGAGACAGATCGGAGAcaggctcctctctctctctctctctctctctctctctctctctgccacaGGAGGCTCACGCAAAGAGAAAAAGGGGGAGGGAGGAGAGCTCGAGGGAGCGGTGGCTATCAGCCCCGTCTCTGGTGGCCGGCGGCCGGCCTAGTACCGTGGCGGCCCGGTGAACGGGACAACAACGCCCGGGGAGAACAAAGAGAGACGAGCGGTGCGCGAGGGGAGGAAATGGATAGGGTTTCCCCTCACCCCTGCCGTTTCGGTCGGTTTTGTTCGCCCGCAACGAACGTGTGGCCGTCAGATCCACTCCGACGGCTATGATGCAAACCCTAGCGCTAGGATGGGCCACTGGGCCGAAAGTGGACTCGCGCGGCTGGGCTCTGGTTGGCTGACGCGCTGAGCAGGCTGCGAGCGGCTCAGAGAGCAGGTCGTGGGCCGCTTTCCTTCGCTGCAGGCCTCGCGCGCCAGACCGACGCAGGGGCTCAGCTGCTGTTTTCTGTATATAATTTTCCAGTGCTTTTGTCCATATTTTGGGCAGATTTACAATAGTTTTTTCTGTGCAATTTTTTCCAATGAAAATTTTgtttagaaaatagaaaagtaTACAGTAAAAATTACTGAAAATGATAACAGGAAATTCTCAgaaaagaaatgttcatgaatttttttataaagaaaataaaaaagttcatgaacttttattttgtaaaaGAAAAGTTTCTGTAAAGATTAAAAAGTTCGTAaatttttattcatgtttttccgCTGCGTAAATAATTAATTAATGCTCTTTTacacagaaaataaaagtttatataGTATTAAGTTTTTTAAGAGCATGTTAAAGTGATTATTAAAATAaatatgattatgttattttttatgaccaacgttgtttaataacatgatcatgttttattattgaaattTAAAGGTGCATTTATTTCTAGTATTTTGCCCAACGGTAATATAGATCTAATTGCATAGACAATTAtatgtttaatttgaccaacgttaGATTAAAGCATATGATTGTTATATTGATGTCACTTAAATTGTGATTTCAGGAGGCTttcacttgatgagttgcctaaaAGAAGTTCCGACACTCAGAGGTGACAACGACACTGAGTGGAGGAAGAAAGTTGAACTGACATTTGTTTGTGCTGATCTGGACTAGGTTCTGGATGAACCACAGCCGGTCAGACCTACAgagccggtaagagagactactgatGATGATGCTGCATGGGATAAAAAGAGGGGGGATTATGCTCCTTTGGAGATGTCCTACATCATAGACAATCAAAAGTGGGTCAATGCAAATAAAAAATGCATGGCCTTTATAAAGAATACAATTGAGAGCATCATTGTGGGCTCCATTGCAGAGTGCACTTCAGCAGCAGAGTTGCTGACAAAGATAAAGAGCCAGTTCACTGGCTCTTCAAAGATATATGCCACCCAGGTGTTAAAACAACTTGTGACAGAACAATACACAGGTGGTGGAATAAAAGAGCACATCCTGAGGATGAGCAATATGACAGCAAAGTTAAAGCCCATGGATGAGGATCTGAAGATCAAACCAAAGCTCCTGGTCCACCTGGTCATGGCTTCACTGCCAAAGGAGTTTGAAACTTTTGTTATGAATTATAATATGTCACCTGAAACATGGGACATAGAAAAGACAATTGTTATGTGTGTTCAAGAAGGGGACAGACTAAAAGCTTCACATGGTGGAACACTCAACTATGTGAAGGACCacaagaaaaagaactacaatcaaaacaacaaaagttCTCCTTCAAAGCCACAAGGAAAAGCTCCCCATCAGCATCAGCGTCAGCAATAGTCTTTCCCAGTGGACAAAGACACTTGTCTCCACTGTAAGCAGACCGGGCATTACAAGAAAGACTGCCCTGTTTGGATGAAGTCCTTAATGGCAAAGCAAGGTAACAACATTGTTTCCTTAGTTAATGAATCCTTGTAGACACAATTTTCGAAATCTGCTTGGTGGATTGACTCAGGGGCAACTGTTCGTGTTGCAAATTGCTTACAGGGATTCCATTCGACCCAGACTACGCTAAGAAGAGAAGGAGGCATTGAAGTAGCCAATGAAATAAAAGTGGAAGTTGAAGCTGTCGGCGACATCTCTTGGAGTTAGCTGATGGATTCAAGCTTCTACTTAGAGATGTTCTTTATGTTCCTTCATGTAATAGAAACTTAATTAGCGTTTCATGTTTGGACAAAGAAAATTATGAGTGTTATTTTGGACATGGCAAGTGTGCCATCTGGTAtaataatgcttatgttggtaatgCTTTGCTACATGATGAGCTTTATCTGTTATCACTTCGTGAAAAAGTGCATTATGTATGCAATGTGAATGAACATGTTTCCGCGTCGAATAAAGaacgaaagaaaagaaagagaacattCGACTCATCGAAATTATGGCACTGTCGCTTGGGCCATATTTCGAAGGGGAGAATAGAAAGATTAGTCAAAAGTGAAATTCTTCCACAGTTAGAATTCTCAGACTTAGAACAATGTGTAGATTGCATTAAAGGAAAGTatataaaacaaatcaaaaaaggtgcaatccatagcacaagcacactagaaatcatccacaccaacatttgtggaccatttccggtgaaaagtgtggatggatatgactcgttcataacattcacagatgattactctcgctatggttatatttatccaatcaaagaaagatctgaagcgttggataaatttaaaatattcaaagctgaagttgaaaatcaacatgataaaagaataaagatagtaaggtccgaccgtgggggagagtactacggtcgtcacactccatatggccaagtccctGGACCTTTTGCAAAGTTCTTACAGGAGACTGGCATAGTCGCCCAGTATTCAATGCCGGGTGAACCTCAGCAAAATGGGGTAGCTGAAAGGCGCAaccgtacacttatggatatggtgcgcagcatgatgagttattccaacttgccattgggattatggatggaggcgtgtaggatcggaagtatgtctagaggggggtgattagactacttgaccaaataaaaacttaaccttttcccaatttttagttcttggcagattttagctattgtaggacaagtcaagcaatcatcacacaattcaagcaagcatgcaaagagtatattggcagcggaaagtaaagcatgcaacttgcaagaatgtaaatggaaggctttggagaattcaaacgcaattggagacacggatgtttttcccgtggttcggataggtggtgctatcctacatccacgttgatggagacttcaacccacaaagggtaacagttgcgtgagtccatggagggctccacccacaaagggtaacggttgcgcgagtccacgaagggctccacccacaaagggtccaagaagaagcaaccgcccacaaagggtccacgaagaagcaaccttgtctatcccaccatggccatcgcccacaaaggacttgcctcactagcggtagatcttcacgaagtaggcgatctccttgcccttacaaactccttggttcaactccacaatcttgtcggaggctcccaagtgacacctagccaatctaggagacaccactctccaagaagtaacaaatggtgtgtaggtaatgaactccttgctcttgtgcttcaaatgatagtcttcccaacactcaactctctctcatatgatttggattttgtggaaagaagatttgagtggaaagcaacttggggaagactagagatcaagattcatatggtaggaatggaatatcttggtctcaacacatgagtaggtggttctttctcagaacatatgagttggaattgtgtatgtgttctgatggctctctccacgaatgaagaggaggtggaggggtatatatagcctccacacaaaatccaaccattacacacagttttccaatctcggtgggaccgaatcaacaaactcggtcggaccgaaaatgtaaacctagtgaccgttagagattttcggtgggactgacatgcaactcggtaggaccgatatagttagggtttgggcataacgtaatctcgatgagaccgattacacaaactcggtgagaccgaatttggtaattagataaccagagagttggtcaggcaaactcggtgggaccgatttgctctttcggtgagaccgaaaagttacaa
This portion of the Triticum dicoccoides isolate Atlit2015 ecotype Zavitan chromosome 7A, WEW_v2.0, whole genome shotgun sequence genome encodes:
- the LOC119332248 gene encoding pyruvate dehydrogenase E1 component subunit alpha-2, mitochondrial, with the translated sequence MAAAILRRLSPAAAQRASPLLPLARAVSDSTEPLTVETSVPFTSHIVDPPSRDVSTTPRELAAAFRDMALMRRAEIAADSLYKAKLIRGFCHLYDGQEAVAVGMEAAITRRDAIITAYRDHCLYLARGGDLVAAFAELMGRVGGCSRGKGGSMHFYKKDANFYGGHGIVGAQVPLGCGLAFAQRYRKEGTVTFDLYGDGAANQGQLFEALNMAALWKLPVILVCENNHYGMGTAEWKASKSPAYYKRGDYVPGLKVDGMDFLAVKQACKFAKEHVLENGPIILEMDTYRYHGHSMSDPGSTYRTRDEIAGIRQERDPIERVRKLLLTHDLATVQELKDMEKEIRKEVDTAIAKAKESPMPDTSELFKNVYVNDCGLESFGVDRKVVRTVLP